In Pikeienuella piscinae, the sequence GGGGCATCCACAACTCAGCCTGCCTCTCGGCGAGGCGGAGGGCGCGCCCGTCGGCCTTTCGATCATCGGCGCGCGGGGCGCGGACATGACCCTCGCCGCCGTCGCGCAAGCCTTGGAGGATCAGCGATGACCACCCCGGACCGGACGGCGAACATCCCCGAAGTCGTGGAGGAGATCCGCCAGCTCTTCGAACGCTACGAGACCGCGCTGGTCGAGAAGGACGTCGGCGTTCTCGACGACACGTTCTGGCGCAGCCCGCACACGATCCGCTATGCGATGCACGAGAACGGCTACGGATTCGACGAAATCCATCGCCACCGGACCGCACGACCGCCCGGACCGGGCTTGAAAGGGGCGCGCCGCCGGCTTGAAATCCTGACCCTCGGCCGGGATTTCGCCAGCGTCAATCTCGAATTCCAGGTGCGCGACCGGGATATCGTCGGACGGCAAAGCCAGACCTGGGTGCGCTTTCCCGATCTGGGCTGGAAGGTCGTCTCCGCCCATGTCTCGACCGTGAACCCGGAGCCGCTCTGGTGATCCAGCCCGGCCGCTTGGAAGGCGCTCTCGCGGCGTCCGCCTCGGTCAGTCCGCCAGCGTCGCCAGCATCCCGGCCATGATCCGCCCGCGGGATTCGAGCGTCGGGACATTGATGTGCTCGTTCAGCGTATGGATGCCCGCGCCTTCGACGCCGAGCCCGTCCAACGTCGGGAACCCGAGCGCGCCGGTGAAATTGCCGTCGGAGCCGCCGCCGGACGCTTCATGGTAACTTTCGATGCCAAGCTCGGCCGCGAAGCCCTTCATCATCTCGTAAAGCGCCATCGTTTCTCCGTTCGGCTCCCAGACCGGGCGGGTGACGCCGCGCGAAACATGGAACGCCACCTCCGCGTCGGCGTCCGCCATCGCCAGCATCTTCGCCACGCCTGCATCGAGATCCTCCTGTCGCTTGGCCATCGACAGCACCTCCGCCTCAGCGCGCGAGGAGACGCAGTTCACCCAAGTGCCGGCGTGCAGGACCCCGACAGAGAACGTGCAATCCTCGCCGGTCATCGCCTCGAT encodes:
- the hpxZ gene encoding oxalurate catabolism protein HpxZ, with protein sequence MTTPDRTANIPEVVEEIRQLFERYETALVEKDVGVLDDTFWRSPHTIRYAMHENGYGFDEIHRHRTARPPGPGLKGARRRLEILTLGRDFASVNLEFQVRDRDIVGRQSQTWVRFPDLGWKVVSAHVSTVNPEPLW